The proteins below come from a single Synechococcus sp. WH 8101 genomic window:
- a CDS encoding class II aldolase/adducin family protein gives MSEQELREQLVTVARRMQASGINQGTSGNLSARLPGGMLITPSSLPYEQMEPGDLVALDLSGQPLQPGQPQRRPSSEWRLHADVLASRSEAMAVLHCHPVHATALACHDRPIPPFHYMVAVAGGDDVRCAPYATFGTAELSSHAVEALRDRQACLLARHGLVSLGSDLDQALRVAIEVETLARMYLQALQLGEPLQLTAAQMAAVQAQFRGLHYGQTDPEA, from the coding sequence ATGAGCGAACAGGAGCTTCGCGAGCAGCTGGTGACCGTGGCGCGCCGCATGCAGGCCAGTGGCATCAACCAGGGCACCTCCGGCAATCTTTCAGCGCGCCTTCCCGGCGGGATGCTGATCACCCCCAGTTCCCTGCCCTATGAGCAGATGGAGCCCGGCGATCTGGTGGCCCTGGATCTGTCGGGCCAGCCGCTGCAGCCCGGCCAGCCGCAACGGCGCCCGTCCTCGGAGTGGCGGCTGCATGCGGATGTGCTGGCCTCCCGTTCGGAGGCGATGGCCGTGCTCCATTGCCATCCCGTGCACGCCACCGCCCTGGCCTGTCATGACCGGCCGATTCCTCCTTTTCATTACATGGTGGCTGTGGCGGGGGGTGATGACGTCCGCTGTGCCCCCTATGCCACCTTCGGCACGGCGGAGCTGTCCAGCCATGCGGTGGAGGCCCTGCGCGATCGTCAGGCCTGTCTGCTGGCCCGTCATGGCCTGGTGAGCCTGGGATCGGATCTCGATCAGGCGCTGCGGGTCGCCATCGAGGTGGAGACCCTGGCGCGGATGTATCTCCAGGCGTTGCAGCTGGGCGAACCTCTCCAGCTCACGGCTGCCCAGATGGCGGCGGTGCAGGCTCAGTTTCGCGGTTTGCACTATGGCCAGACGGATCCGGAAGCTTGA
- the mtnA gene encoding S-methyl-5-thioribose-1-phosphate isomerase, giving the protein MKIDGKPWRTIWLEPDGCSIGVIDQIQLPHQFTTRTLRSCDEAAEAIRTMVVRGAPLIGVTGAYGLMLALQVDPSDAALAAAFEQLNATRPTAVNLRWALERVRDRVAPLPPAERAEAAKAEAAAIADEDVAMCEAIGEHGLAIVQQLAAARPAERQGQPFNVLTHCNAGWLATVDWGTALAPIYKAHRAGLNIHVWVDETRPRNQGASLTAYELGREGVPHTVIVDNAGGHLMQHGQVDAVIVGTDRTTRRGDVCNKIGTYLKALAAHDNDVPFYVALPASTIDWTIDDGVAEIPIEARSAREVTHIQGRVDGEPAAGELATVQLSPDGSEGFNPAFDVTPARLVTALITERGVAPASEDGLRNLYA; this is encoded by the coding sequence ATGAAGATCGACGGCAAGCCTTGGCGCACGATCTGGTTGGAGCCTGATGGCTGCTCGATCGGGGTGATCGATCAGATCCAGCTGCCGCATCAGTTCACCACGCGCACGCTGCGCAGTTGCGACGAGGCGGCTGAGGCGATTCGCACGATGGTGGTGCGGGGCGCGCCTCTGATCGGCGTGACCGGCGCCTATGGGCTGATGCTGGCCCTGCAAGTGGACCCGAGCGATGCCGCACTGGCGGCGGCGTTTGAGCAGCTCAATGCCACCCGGCCCACGGCGGTGAATCTGCGCTGGGCCCTGGAGCGGGTGCGCGATCGTGTGGCGCCGCTCCCCCCAGCTGAGCGGGCCGAGGCGGCCAAGGCGGAAGCGGCGGCTATCGCCGATGAAGACGTGGCCATGTGCGAGGCCATTGGCGAGCACGGCCTGGCGATTGTCCAGCAGCTGGCAGCGGCGCGGCCCGCTGAGCGCCAGGGTCAGCCCTTCAATGTGTTGACCCACTGCAACGCCGGTTGGCTGGCCACCGTGGATTGGGGCACGGCCCTGGCGCCGATCTACAAGGCCCACCGCGCCGGCCTCAACATTCATGTGTGGGTGGATGAAACACGCCCCCGCAACCAGGGCGCTTCGCTCACGGCCTATGAGCTGGGCCGTGAGGGCGTGCCCCACACTGTGATTGTGGATAACGCCGGCGGCCACCTGATGCAGCACGGCCAGGTGGATGCGGTGATCGTGGGCACCGATCGCACCACCCGCCGCGGTGATGTGTGCAACAAGATCGGCACCTATCTCAAGGCCCTCGCCGCCCACGACAACGACGTGCCCTTCTATGTGGCCCTGCCCGCCTCCACGATCGACTGGACGATCGACGATGGTGTGGCGGAGATCCCGATCGAAGCGCGCAGTGCCCGGGAGGTGACCCACATCCAGGGGCGTGTGGATGGCGAGCCGGCAGCCGGTGAGCTGGCCACCGTGCAACTCAGCCCCGATGGCAGCGAAGGCTTCAACCCCGCCTTTGATGTGACCCCGGCCCGGCTGGTGACGGCGCTGATCACCGAACGGGGCGTGGCTCCCGCCAGTGAAGACGGTCTACGCAATCTCTACGCCTGA
- a CDS encoding metallophosphoesterase translates to MPLRRRQLLQLAAAGAGSGAWWLLGQQQQPATAAPSSTPDLRLGLISDLNSSYGSTTYIPQVSQGLQQLLALQPALVVCAGDMVAGQKRGLSAGQLDGMWESFARTVLAPVRQAGLPFLPAVGNHDGSPGFAADRAAVRRFWTPRRQALGLRFVDAGDFPFHYSALQNDVFWLVWDASSGRIPSGQLSWARQQLASPEARQARLRLVVGHLPLVGVSQGRDRAGETLDQAAAVQNLLEQGRVQAYISGHQHAWFPARRGQLDLIHLGAMGSGPRRLLQGGIPPQQTYTTLDINWPENSLAETTYAVASGQPVAWSRLPATLMDRTGGLNRNAQARSIRR, encoded by the coding sequence ATGCCCCTGCGCCGCCGCCAGCTGCTCCAGCTCGCCGCCGCCGGCGCAGGCAGCGGTGCCTGGTGGCTGCTCGGGCAACAGCAGCAGCCGGCCACGGCGGCCCCCAGCAGCACCCCTGATCTGCGCCTCGGCCTGATCAGCGACCTCAACAGCAGCTACGGCTCCACCACCTACATCCCGCAGGTGAGCCAGGGCCTCCAGCAGCTGCTGGCACTGCAACCCGCCCTCGTGGTGTGCGCCGGCGACATGGTGGCCGGCCAGAAACGGGGCCTCAGCGCCGGCCAGCTGGATGGGATGTGGGAGAGCTTCGCTCGCACGGTGCTGGCACCTGTGCGCCAGGCCGGCCTGCCCTTCCTGCCGGCCGTCGGCAACCACGACGGCTCACCCGGTTTTGCAGCCGATCGGGCTGCCGTGCGCCGCTTCTGGACGCCGCGCCGCCAGGCCCTCGGCCTGCGCTTCGTGGATGCGGGCGATTTCCCCTTCCACTACAGCGCCCTGCAGAACGATGTGTTCTGGCTGGTGTGGGATGCCAGCTCCGGCCGTATCCCCTCCGGCCAGCTCAGCTGGGCCCGCCAGCAACTGGCCAGCCCTGAAGCGCGCCAGGCACGGCTGCGGCTGGTGGTGGGGCACCTGCCCCTCGTTGGCGTAAGCCAGGGGCGTGACCGTGCCGGCGAAACACTGGATCAGGCAGCCGCCGTGCAGAACCTGCTGGAGCAGGGCCGCGTGCAGGCCTACATCAGCGGCCACCAGCACGCCTGGTTCCCCGCCCGCCGCGGCCAGCTGGACCTGATCCATCTGGGGGCGATGGGCAGCGGCCCCAGACGGCTTCTCCAGGGAGGCATTCCGCCTCAGCAGACTTACACCACCCTCGACATCAACTGGCCAGAGAACTCCCTGGCGGAGACCACCTATGCGGTGGCCAGCGGCCAACCCGTGGCCTGGAGCCGCCTACCCGCCACCTTGATGGACCGCACCGGCGGCCTCAACCGCAACGCTCAGGCGCGATCAATCCGCCGGTAG
- a CDS encoding DUF1543 domain-containing protein: MELLADHTQLFLVVLGGHTATSHIELHDVRFVAGASIDDTLPELRRQWFGRREGLHLDSYMAVRAIDGWAVRLVREPAAPRPERLWFVNLGAYRPDSLAELHHFGLVVARSPQAAKAAAKRQWLSGALQQHKDDLCAVDDCLAIEQLELLGGERWHLQLDPHPEGLSQPQVPDWFGYRRIDRA; this comes from the coding sequence ATGGAGCTCTTGGCTGACCACACGCAGTTGTTTCTGGTAGTGCTGGGGGGCCACACCGCCACCAGTCACATCGAGCTGCACGATGTGCGCTTTGTGGCGGGGGCCTCGATCGATGACACCCTCCCCGAGCTGCGGCGGCAGTGGTTCGGGAGGCGTGAGGGCCTGCACCTCGACAGCTACATGGCGGTGCGGGCGATCGATGGTTGGGCGGTGCGCCTCGTGCGCGAGCCGGCCGCGCCCCGGCCCGAGCGGCTCTGGTTTGTGAACCTGGGCGCCTACCGCCCTGATTCCCTGGCGGAGTTGCACCACTTCGGGCTGGTGGTGGCGCGCTCGCCTCAGGCGGCCAAGGCGGCGGCGAAGCGGCAGTGGCTCTCAGGCGCGTTGCAGCAGCACAAGGATGATCTCTGCGCCGTGGACGACTGCCTGGCGATCGAGCAGCTGGAGTTGCTCGGTGGTGAGCGCTGGCATCTGCAACTCGATCCCCATCCCGAGGGGTTGAGCCAGCCCCAGGTGCCGGATTGGTTCGGCTACCGGCGGATTGATCGCGCCTGA
- a CDS encoding FAD-dependent oxidoreductase, whose translation MAGAMGGALDVVVVGAGLSGLIAARRLIEQGQRVRVLEARPRVGGRMVSQTLSDGSVVDLGGQWGGHTHHRFAALLQELGLNRYPSYYAGDGIFCWQSKRIKAPLAERFEDSLVFFEPGALDLDAKELEATRALQQAFTALVAQINPRQPWLTPDAERLDRLTVSAWAAEQTNLPLAHLPLDWLCRVGGSGGFEPWEASILHLAWTQAVAPQTETPEAWLVQGGAGAVSLQLAADLRVRSPEALVLEAPVLAIQQNEAMATVLAEGLEPLQARAVIVAVPPPQRQAIRFEPPLPPAHQALLQRTAMGGMTKILTRYSKPFWREQGLNGLGTGEQPWLDLTADSGPPDAQPAVLASFVAGERAITMAALPEAERRALILKDLVSYWGPDAASPLDLVEHAWNGEAWTGGAFTSFPAPGSWTSHARLAAGTEGGPAPASHGRVCWAGTEVSPRWPGYFEGAIEAGELAASTVARHLSP comes from the coding sequence ATGGCTGGCGCGATGGGCGGTGCATTGGATGTGGTGGTGGTGGGTGCCGGACTCTCCGGGTTGATCGCCGCTCGCCGCTTGATCGAACAAGGGCAGCGGGTGCGCGTGCTGGAGGCGCGGCCACGGGTGGGGGGCCGCATGGTGAGCCAGACCCTCAGCGACGGCAGCGTGGTGGATCTGGGAGGCCAGTGGGGAGGCCACACGCACCACCGCTTCGCGGCGCTACTGCAGGAACTCGGGCTGAATCGCTACCCGAGTTACTACGCGGGCGACGGCATCTTCTGTTGGCAAAGCAAGCGCATCAAGGCCCCACTGGCGGAGCGTTTTGAGGACAGCCTGGTGTTCTTTGAGCCTGGGGCCCTCGACCTGGATGCGAAGGAGCTGGAGGCAACCCGCGCACTGCAGCAAGCCTTCACCGCCCTCGTCGCCCAGATCAACCCACGCCAGCCCTGGCTCACCCCCGATGCCGAACGGCTGGATCGGCTCACCGTGAGCGCCTGGGCTGCCGAGCAGACCAACCTGCCCCTGGCCCATCTGCCCCTCGACTGGCTCTGCCGCGTGGGGGGGTCGGGCGGCTTTGAACCCTGGGAAGCCTCGATCCTGCACCTCGCTTGGACCCAGGCGGTGGCACCGCAGACCGAGACACCGGAAGCCTGGCTGGTGCAGGGAGGGGCAGGAGCGGTGAGCCTGCAGCTTGCTGCGGACCTTCGGGTCCGCAGCCCGGAGGCCCTCGTGCTGGAAGCCCCGGTGCTGGCCATTCAGCAAAACGAGGCCATGGCAACCGTGCTAGCCGAGGGGCTCGAACCGCTGCAGGCCCGTGCGGTGATCGTGGCGGTGCCACCACCGCAGCGGCAAGCGATCCGCTTTGAACCGCCCTTGCCCCCGGCACATCAAGCCCTGCTGCAACGCACGGCCATGGGCGGCATGACCAAGATCCTCACGCGCTACAGCAAGCCCTTCTGGCGCGAGCAGGGACTGAACGGTCTGGGGACCGGTGAACAGCCTTGGCTGGATCTCACCGCCGACAGTGGCCCCCCTGACGCACAACCGGCCGTGCTGGCCAGCTTTGTGGCGGGCGAGCGGGCCATCACCATGGCCGCACTGCCGGAGGCGGAACGGCGAGCGCTGATCCTCAAGGATCTGGTGAGTTATTGGGGCCCCGACGCCGCCAGCCCCCTCGATCTGGTGGAACACGCCTGGAATGGCGAAGCCTGGACCGGCGGTGCCTTCACCAGCTTTCCAGCACCAGGCAGCTGGACCAGCCATGCCCGCCTGGCTGCTGGCACCGAGGGTGGCCCGGCTCCCGCCAGCCATGGGCGGGTGTGCTGGGCGGGAACGGAGGTCTCCCCGCGCTGGCCTGGCTATTTCGAAGGCGCCATCGAGGCCGGGGAGCTGGCCGCATCAACCGTTGCCCGACACCTGAGTCCATGA
- a CDS encoding class I SAM-dependent methyltransferase, protein MKDLLYIHATSRCEHERLIDQAELHGIDISPDQIEAARHTSSG, encoded by the coding sequence ATGAAGGATCTGCTCTACATCCATGCAACGAGTCGCTGCGAACATGAGCGTCTGATAGATCAAGCAGAACTGCACGGGATCGACATCAGCCCCGACCAAATCGAGGCCGCGCGGCACACCTCATCAGGATGA
- a CDS encoding trans-aconitate 2-methyltransferase, whose product MDLFSQQWASYRAVVEHDLMGHRAVAATTAATLELWFAARPEGARAPRMVDLGCGDLALLAPLLHRLPLSSYTGLDLTAEVLPLAQQALGEVSYPCRWVEGDLLGWANDSASDDEEPVDILHSAFAIHHLSDQEKETLLQRLRTRIAPGGLFLWVDVFREPGESRNAYVQRYLHRIASSWPQLSAQQQEHVCHHLATYDNPADRGTIEAKAIAAGWQWRWAWNSTHQAEAMAVLTPA is encoded by the coding sequence ATGGATCTCTTCTCGCAGCAATGGGCCTCCTATCGGGCCGTGGTGGAACACGACCTGATGGGGCATCGAGCGGTAGCGGCCACCACCGCCGCCACCTTGGAACTTTGGTTCGCCGCGCGTCCAGAAGGGGCCCGAGCGCCACGGATGGTCGACCTGGGCTGCGGCGATCTAGCCCTGCTGGCACCCCTGCTGCATCGCTTGCCTTTGAGCTCCTACACGGGCCTGGATCTCACAGCGGAGGTGCTGCCCTTGGCACAACAGGCCCTGGGTGAGGTCTCCTACCCCTGCCGCTGGGTGGAAGGAGATCTGCTCGGTTGGGCGAACGATTCAGCAAGCGATGACGAGGAACCGGTCGACATCCTTCACTCCGCCTTCGCCATCCACCACCTCAGCGACCAGGAGAAAGAGACGCTGCTCCAGCGCTTGCGCACCCGGATCGCACCTGGAGGGCTGTTCCTCTGGGTGGATGTGTTCCGCGAACCCGGCGAAAGCCGCAATGCCTACGTACAGCGCTACCTGCACCGCATCGCCAGCAGCTGGCCCCAGCTCTCAGCCCAGCAACAAGAGCACGTCTGCCACCACCTCGCCACCTACGACAACCCTGCGGATCGCGGCACGATTGAAGCGAAAGCCATCGCTGCGGGATGGCAGTGGCGCTGGGCCTGGAACAGCACGCACCAGGCCGAAGCGATGGCCGTGCTGACGCCGGCCTGA
- a CDS encoding SufS family cysteine desulfurase, translating into MIASADRSGVDASAQRVTPAIDLAERTRPDFPILAQATPDGTPLIYLDHAATSQKPRVVLEALQHYYSADNANVHRGAHQLSARATESFEAARTTTARFIAAASSREIVFTRNASEAINLVARTWGDTNLGEDDEVLLTVMEHHSNLVPWQLLAQRTGCVLRHVGLTESGSLDLEDLRAKLNERTRLVALVHISNTLGCCNPVPEVVALARQLGAKVLLDACQSLAHQPLDVGALGVDFLVGSSHKLCGPTGMGFLWAPEALLEAMPPFLGGGEMIQDVFLDHSTWAELPHKFEAGTPAIGEAIGMGAAITYLQSLGLETIQAWEAQLTRHLFRRLEAIDGVRILGPTPEQQPGRGALATFLVDGVHANDIAALLDCSGICIRSGHHCCQPLHRLYGVTASARASLSFTTTFAEIDRFAEELQSTIRFLREHS; encoded by the coding sequence ATGATTGCCAGCGCCGATCGTTCTGGCGTTGACGCCTCGGCGCAGCGGGTGACACCGGCGATCGATCTGGCCGAGCGCACGCGCCCCGATTTCCCGATCCTGGCCCAGGCCACCCCTGATGGGACGCCCCTGATCTATCTCGATCACGCCGCCACCAGCCAGAAACCCCGGGTGGTGCTCGAGGCCTTGCAGCACTACTACAGCGCTGATAACGCCAATGTCCACCGCGGCGCCCATCAGCTCAGCGCCCGGGCGACCGAATCGTTTGAGGCGGCGCGAACGACGACTGCGCGTTTCATTGCCGCCGCCAGCTCCCGCGAGATCGTCTTTACGCGCAATGCCAGTGAGGCGATCAACCTTGTGGCGCGCACTTGGGGAGACACCAATCTCGGCGAGGACGATGAAGTGCTCCTCACCGTGATGGAGCACCACAGCAACCTGGTGCCCTGGCAGTTGCTGGCGCAGCGCACCGGTTGTGTGCTGCGCCATGTGGGTCTCACTGAATCCGGCAGCCTGGATCTGGAGGATCTGCGCGCCAAGCTCAACGAGCGCACCCGGCTGGTTGCATTGGTGCACATCAGCAACACCCTCGGCTGCTGCAATCCCGTTCCGGAGGTGGTGGCCCTGGCCCGGCAACTGGGCGCGAAAGTGCTCCTCGACGCCTGTCAGAGCCTGGCGCATCAGCCGCTGGATGTGGGCGCTCTCGGTGTTGATTTTCTTGTGGGGTCGTCCCATAAGCTCTGCGGCCCCACCGGCATGGGCTTTCTCTGGGCCCCGGAAGCCCTGCTGGAGGCGATGCCTCCCTTCCTGGGTGGTGGCGAGATGATCCAGGATGTGTTTCTGGACCACAGCACTTGGGCGGAGCTCCCTCACAAATTTGAAGCCGGTACGCCGGCGATTGGTGAGGCAATCGGCATGGGGGCGGCGATCACCTACCTGCAGAGCCTGGGGCTGGAGACGATTCAGGCCTGGGAAGCCCAGCTCACCCGCCATCTGTTTCGCCGGCTCGAGGCGATCGACGGGGTGCGAATTCTCGGCCCGACCCCGGAGCAGCAGCCCGGTCGTGGCGCTCTCGCCACTTTCTTAGTGGATGGGGTGCATGCCAACGACATCGCCGCCCTGCTCGATTGCAGTGGCATTTGCATTCGCAGTGGCCACCACTGCTGCCAGCCCCTGCATCGCCTCTACGGCGTCACAGCATCGGCCCGGGCCAGTCTCAGCTTCACCACCACGTTTGCGGAGATCGATCGCTTCGCCGAGGAGCTGCAGAGCACGATCCGTTTTCTGCGGGAGCACAGCTGA
- a CDS encoding SufD family Fe-S cluster assembly protein, with protein sequence MSRTVLAPVQQRGREALARMGLPTRREEAWRLTDLKRLEALTRLPLSASPAPTAWPAPAPAVLRLVLDGVGDPLEGVSLPEGVRVLQPAELEQALGHTLDRCACAADWPVEFNHASAGQVLALGIRGAVPPLELVMAGGDGLTATRVLLLLEEKAELELLQVCPGAGATAHSHLLEVHLGQEATLRHGLIACADGSPSLLAHCAVEQEPRSSYAFTSVVKGWSFARQEPRVVQVDGAASTTLRGLAVTSEDQQLATHSAVRFNGPDGGLDQLHKCLVGGRSHAIFNGAIQVPREAQRTDAAQLSRNLLVSDRARIDTKPELEIVADDVRCAHGATVSQLQDDELFYLQSRGIAAADAAALLLRGYCQEVVDHLPAAASVWQVMDGLLAEVTS encoded by the coding sequence ATGTCGCGCACAGTGCTCGCGCCGGTGCAGCAGCGGGGCAGGGAGGCCCTCGCACGCATGGGGCTCCCCACTAGACGTGAGGAGGCCTGGCGACTCACCGACCTGAAGCGATTGGAGGCGTTGACCCGCCTGCCCCTCAGTGCCTCCCCCGCCCCAACGGCGTGGCCTGCTCCTGCCCCGGCGGTGTTGCGGCTGGTGCTCGATGGCGTGGGCGATCCCCTGGAGGGGGTGTCCCTGCCGGAGGGCGTCCGGGTTCTCCAACCGGCTGAACTGGAGCAGGCCCTTGGCCACACGCTCGATCGCTGTGCCTGCGCTGCTGACTGGCCGGTGGAGTTCAATCACGCTTCGGCCGGCCAGGTGCTCGCCCTGGGCATTCGTGGAGCCGTGCCGCCCCTGGAGCTGGTGATGGCCGGAGGCGATGGTCTCACCGCGACTCGGGTGTTGCTGTTGCTGGAAGAGAAAGCCGAACTGGAACTGTTGCAGGTTTGCCCCGGGGCAGGAGCCACGGCCCACAGCCATTTGCTCGAAGTGCATCTCGGTCAGGAAGCGACGTTGCGGCACGGCCTGATCGCCTGTGCCGATGGCAGCCCCTCCCTGCTCGCCCACTGCGCTGTTGAGCAGGAGCCGCGCAGCTCCTATGCCTTCACCTCCGTGGTCAAGGGCTGGTCGTTCGCCAGGCAGGAACCCCGTGTGGTGCAGGTGGATGGAGCCGCGAGCACCACCCTGCGCGGGCTGGCGGTCACCAGTGAGGATCAGCAGCTGGCCACCCATTCGGCCGTGCGTTTCAACGGGCCGGATGGCGGCCTCGATCAGTTGCACAAGTGCTTGGTCGGTGGTCGCTCCCACGCCATCTTCAATGGGGCGATTCAGGTGCCTCGCGAGGCTCAGCGCACCGATGCGGCCCAGCTCAGTCGCAATCTGCTGGTGTCGGATCGAGCCCGGATCGACACCAAGCCCGAGCTCGAGATCGTTGCCGACGACGTGCGATGCGCCCATGGCGCCACTGTGTCGCAGTTGCAAGACGATGAGCTTTTCTATCTGCAGAGCCGAGGGATCGCGGCGGCAGATGCGGCCGCCCTGCTCTTGCGCGGTTACTGCCAGGAGGTGGTGGATCATCTGCCGGCCGCGGCCTCCGTCTGGCAGGTGATGGATGGTCTGCTGGCGGAGGTGACGTCATGA
- the sufC gene encoding Fe-S cluster assembly ATPase SufC codes for MIRPDAELLLEISDLHACVEDQPILKGVNLQVRAGEIHAVMGRNGSGKSTLSKVLAGHPAYRVTAGSVRYRGRDLFELEPEERARLGVFLGFQYPVEIPGVSNLEFLRVATNARRQSRELDELDTFEFEDHVREKLQVVQMDPAFLERSVNEGFSGGEKKRNEILQMALLEPVVAILDETDSGLDIDALRIVAAGVNQLAGPDNATLLITHYQRLLDEITPDYVHVMAAGRILRTGGRELALELEQTGYDWVDRELAAQGVA; via the coding sequence GTGATCCGCCCCGACGCCGAGCTGCTTCTCGAGATCTCCGATCTTCACGCCTGCGTGGAGGATCAGCCGATCCTTAAGGGCGTCAACCTGCAGGTGCGTGCCGGTGAGATCCATGCCGTGATGGGTCGCAATGGCAGCGGCAAGAGCACCCTGTCCAAGGTGTTGGCAGGTCATCCCGCCTATCGGGTCACCGCTGGATCGGTGCGCTACCGCGGCCGCGATCTGTTTGAGCTGGAGCCGGAAGAACGCGCCCGATTGGGCGTGTTTCTCGGCTTCCAATACCCAGTGGAGATTCCCGGTGTGAGCAACCTGGAATTTCTGCGGGTGGCCACCAACGCCCGGCGTCAATCCCGGGAGCTGGACGAGCTCGACACCTTCGAGTTTGAAGACCATGTGCGCGAAAAGCTCCAGGTGGTGCAGATGGATCCCGCCTTTCTGGAGCGCAGCGTCAATGAAGGCTTCTCCGGCGGTGAGAAGAAGCGCAATGAAATCCTTCAGATGGCTTTATTGGAGCCGGTGGTGGCCATTCTCGATGAAACGGATTCCGGCCTGGACATCGATGCGCTCCGCATCGTGGCGGCTGGTGTCAATCAGCTGGCCGGTCCGGATAACGCCACGCTGTTGATCACCCACTACCAGCGTTTGCTGGATGAAATCACCCCTGATTACGTCCATGTGATGGCGGCTGGTCGGATCCTCCGCACCGGTGGTCGGGAGCTGGCCCTGGAGTTGGAGCAGACCGGTTACGACTGGGTCGACCGGGAATTGGCCGCACAGGGGGTGGCCTGA
- the sufB gene encoding Fe-S cluster assembly protein SufB — protein sequence MTSVSTRDLVSQPYKYGFVTDIATDKIAKGLSEDVVRLISAKKGEPEFLLDFRLKAYRHWLTLEEPDWAALGYPAIDYQDIVYYAAPKQPQEKKASLDEVDPKLLETFEKLGIPLNEQKRLSNVAVDAVFDSVSIATTYKEKLAEHGVVFCSFAEAVKEHPELIARYLGTVVSSNDNYFAALNSAVFSDGSFVFIPKGVECPMELSTYFRINSGDTGQFERTLIVAEEGASVSYLEGCTAPMFDTNQLHAAVVELVALDDASIKYSTVQNWYAGDENGVGGIYNFVTKRGQCRGARSRISWTQVETGSAITWKYPSCVLQGADSVGEFYSVALTNNCQQADTGTKMVHVGPRTRSTIVSKGISAGRSSNSYRGLVQMAPSAKGARNYSQCDSMLIGDQAAANTYPYIRSQQPQAAIEHEASTCRISEDQLFYLQSRGIGFEEAVSMMVSGFCRDVFNQLPMEFAAEADKLLALKLEGSVG from the coding sequence ATGACCAGTGTCTCCACTCGCGATCTCGTCAGTCAGCCGTATAAATACGGTTTTGTCACTGATATTGCCACTGACAAGATCGCTAAGGGCCTTAGTGAAGATGTGGTGCGCCTCATCTCGGCCAAGAAAGGCGAGCCGGAGTTTTTGCTCGATTTCCGGCTCAAGGCCTATCGCCACTGGCTGACCCTGGAAGAGCCCGACTGGGCGGCACTGGGATATCCGGCGATCGACTATCAAGACATCGTCTATTACGCGGCTCCGAAGCAGCCTCAGGAGAAGAAGGCCAGCCTCGATGAAGTGGATCCAAAGCTTCTTGAAACCTTCGAGAAGCTCGGCATTCCTCTCAATGAGCAAAAGCGCCTCAGTAATGTGGCCGTGGATGCCGTGTTCGACAGTGTGTCGATCGCCACTACTTACAAAGAGAAACTTGCGGAGCACGGTGTTGTGTTCTGTTCCTTTGCCGAAGCCGTGAAGGAGCATCCGGAGTTGATTGCGCGTTATCTGGGCACTGTGGTGTCCAGTAACGACAACTATTTTGCGGCGCTCAATTCCGCTGTCTTCAGTGACGGATCCTTTGTGTTCATCCCGAAGGGCGTGGAGTGCCCCATGGAACTCTCCACCTATTTTCGGATCAATTCCGGCGATACCGGTCAGTTCGAGCGCACCCTGATCGTGGCTGAAGAAGGTGCATCGGTGAGTTACCTCGAGGGTTGCACCGCGCCGATGTTCGACACCAACCAACTGCATGCGGCTGTGGTGGAGCTTGTCGCCCTCGATGACGCCTCCATCAAATATTCAACTGTTCAAAACTGGTATGCCGGGGATGAGAACGGGGTGGGTGGTATCTACAACTTCGTGACCAAGCGTGGACAATGTCGAGGTGCACGCAGTCGCATCAGTTGGACCCAGGTGGAAACCGGATCAGCCATTACCTGGAAATACCCCAGTTGTGTGCTGCAGGGTGCCGACTCCGTTGGTGAGTTTTACTCCGTGGCGCTCACCAATAACTGCCAGCAAGCGGATACCGGCACCAAGATGGTGCATGTGGGGCCACGCACGCGCTCCACAATCGTGAGCAAAGGCATCAGTGCTGGTCGTTCCAGCAACAGCTATCGCGGTCTGGTGCAGATGGCCCCTTCGGCTAAGGGGGCTCGCAATTACAGTCAGTGCGATTCGATGTTGATCGGCGACCAGGCGGCAGCCAACACCTATCCCTACATTCGTTCGCAGCAGCCCCAGGCGGCGATTGAGCACGAGGCCAGCACCTGCAGAATTTCAGAAGACCAGCTGTTTTATCTGCAGAGTCGCGGCATTGGCTTTGAAGAAGCCGTGTCGATGATGGTGAGTGGCTTCTGCCGCGATGTGTTCAATCAGCTGCCGATGGAATTCGCCGCTGAGGCCGACAAACTGCTCGCTCTCAAGCTCGAGGGTTCGGTGGGTTGA